A part of Candida albicans SC5314 chromosome 2, complete sequence genomic DNA contains:
- a CDS encoding uncharacterized protein (Putative cis-golgi localized protein involved in ER to Golgi transport; Spider biofilm repressed) gives MSDSEKELTVEDTNVSDTELSKEERLEAARKKFEELKKKNKKKKSKKSKKSETTEIEDSAEGTPAPEDKPEDKSEEKAEDKSEDKAEDKKDSDVKEDTKEAKEEITEETKTEKEDQPKVSEEAIPESSSSSLTSELEKQVEELKQTIEQQKSTIKKLRDENTDLKLSKMDLNDKISSLELENKNLKALTSSASSVPGGSPIATYKETFKPAKPVFTKNDYASSSQQSFSKSNATEDFREKLMVWKGWQVDMTNWNGSGATQKVAL, from the coding sequence AGAATTGTCAAAGGAAGAAAGATTAGAAGCAGCACgtaaaaaatttgaagaattgaaaaagaaaaataagaaaaagaaatccaAAAAGTCAAAAAAGAGTGAAACCACTGAAATTGAAGACAGTGCTGAAGGAACACCTGCACCAGAAGACAAGCCAGAAGACAAATCAGAAGAAAAAGCAGAAGACAAGTCAGAAGATAAAGCAGAAGATAAAAAAGACAGTGATGTAAAAGAAGATACCAAGGAAGCAAAAGAGGAAATCACCGAAGAAACCAAGACCGAGAAAGAAGATCAACCAAAAGTCTCTGAAGAAGCAATTCCCGAGTCTCTGTCTCTGTCTCTAACATCAGAGCTTGAAAAACAAGTTGAAGAGttgaaacaaacaattgaacaacaaaagtCAACCATTAAAAAATTACGTGATGAAAACACCGATTTGAAACTTTCCAAAATGgatttaaatgataaaataCTGTCATTGGAGttggaaaataaaaacttgaaaGCTTTGACTTCTTCAGCATCTTCTGTGCCCGGTGGATCACCTATAGCCACCTACAAAGAAACATTTAAACCTGCAAAACCAGTTTTTACAAAAAACGATTATGCCTCGTCTTCACAACAAAGCTTTAGTAAATCCAACGCAACTGAAGATTTCAGAGAGAAATTAATGGTTTGGAAAGGTTGGCAGGTTGATATGACCAATTGGAATGGAAGTGGAGCCACCCAAAAGGTTGCCTTATAA
- a CDS encoding mitochondrial 37S ribosomal protein MRPS8 (Ortholog(s) have structural constituent of ribosome activity and mitochondrial small ribosomal subunit localization), whose translation MSLVSLSKFCAHVKNCLNVTLSKTSVPYNRSNLQVAMALYQQGFISSIQRGSTVGPDLKPTEVTPDNINSRRLWIDLKYRNNQSVIRQLELISKPSKKIDLTTEEIKALASGLKVRNIPALQPAECIFIKHDKDILEVQEAAKKGISGQALFRVR comes from the coding sequence ATGTCGTTAGTGCTGTTATCCAAGTTTTGTGCTCATGTgaagaattgtttgaatGTTACTTTGAGCAAAACCTCAGTTCCATACAATAGAAGTAACTTGCAAGTAGCCATGGCATTATATCAACAAGGTTTTATCAGTTCTATACAGAGAGGATCAACAGTGGGGCCAGATTTAAAGCCAACAGAAGTGACTCCAGataatataaattcaaGAAGACTATGGATTGATTTGAAGTATAGAAATAATCAATCAGTGATAAGacaattggaattgatCTCCAAACcaagtaaaaaaattgatttaacaactgaagaaattaaagcGTTGGCATCGGGATTAAAAGTTAGAAACATTCCAGCTTTACAGCCAGCTGAatgtatttttattaaacaCGACAAAGATATATTAGAAGTTCAAGAAGCGGCTAAAAAGGGTATTTCAGGTCAAGCATTATTCAGAGTAAGATGA
- a CDS encoding uncharacterized protein (Membrane-localized protein of unknown function), whose amino-acid sequence MFARLVPRLQPQLLSKRVLTARYPMLTTTPIYHQTPMQIIKRNYVIVHRERKKEPVIRYLFYMLVASWVAIYFVANRVDKKKPPQQSFTEREFQSYEEETGLKRRNKLISHTMNSKYKFYVIPYVHDEEELKKVANLLQHKDENATVKIIDPAQLIEEQKKDEGMKYHYLLEDLDEQGRPYPPGLITAVIKQEIYKILNTREGTFDTNFIIKNYPQTTNEAIKFENDISDIQKCLILHYDMLNELPKNKTDEEQRAIKNVDGYFDSVGKSKTLVEKFDPMDKEFEEIMLEDI is encoded by the coding sequence ATGTTTGCTAGATTAGTACCTAGATTGCAACCACAATTGTTGTCTAAACGAGTATTGACAGCAAGATATCCAATGTTGACTACAACaccaatttatcatcaaaCCCCGAtgcaaattatcaaaagaaattatgTTATTGTTCatagagaaagaaaaaaagaaccaGTAATAAGGTATCTTTTCTATATGCTTGTTGCATCATGGGTGGCAATCTACTTTGTTGCTAATCGTGTTGATAAGAAAAAGCCACCGCAACAAAGTTTCACTGAACGTGAATTTCAACTGTATGAAGAGGAAACAGGATTGAAgagaagaaataaattaattagtCATACCatgaattcaaaatataaattttacGTTATTCCATATGTTcatgatgaagaagaattgaaaaaagtggCTAATTTGTTACAACACAAGGATGAAAACGCAACGGTGAAGATCATTGATCCCGCACAATTGATTGAGgaacaaaagaaagatgAAGGTATGAAGTATCATTACTTGCTTGAAGATTTAGATGAACAAGGTAGACCATATCCTCCAGGATTGATCACTGCAGTTATAAAGCAGGAGATTTATAAGATTTTGAATACTAGAGAAGGAACATTTGATACcaattttataattaaaaattacCCTCAAACTACCAATGAAGcaatcaaatttgaaaatgacaTTTCTGATATTCAAAAGTGTTTGATTTTGCATTATGACATGTTGAATGAGTTgccaaaaaacaaaaccgATGAAGAACAACGTGCCATCAAGAATGTTGATGGGTATTTTGACTCGGTGGGTAAATCGAAAACATTGGTAGAAAAATTCGATCCAATGGATAAGGAATTCGAAGAGATTATGTTAGAAGACATTTAA
- a CDS encoding polynucleotide 3'-phosphatase (Ortholog(s) have double-stranded DNA binding, polynucleotide 3'-phosphatase activity and role in double-strand break repair) — translation MSNFSLVEVRGEKTQFFLSQVSDIKKLSVLSLNQTMPKKNVQRDILSMFGNNVSKDSKIKKPSVSQSVSTITSKELLVQKLSNSNFNSTFENNWTIEGTFLIRNISFNHTSVEIESSIKVAAFDLDGTLISTKSGGTFSKSPSDWKWWNDKVLDKLKDLYRDNYLIVIFSNQGGVVAIPLSKSYLNFTTKLNSIVKELKGRDILDRISIYAAPKKPSTKNSKSTTNTINEQMHAKMRKPETGMWDTFLVDLKRYGITSDINYKESFFVGDAAGRSKDFSDSDALFSKNINLKFITPEELFT, via the coding sequence atGTCTAATTTCTCTTTGGTAGAGGTGCGTGGAGAAAAGACccagttttttctttcccaAGTAAGCgatatcaaaaaattatcagTACTATCCCTAAATCAAACCATgccaaagaaaaatgtaCAACGGGATATACTTTCCATGTTTGGGAATAATGTCTCTAAGGATAGCAAGATAAAGAAACCGAGTGTATCCCAAAGTGTTTCCACCATTACGTCGAAAGAACTCCTAGTACAAAAACTAAGCAATTCGAATTTCAATTCCACTTTTGAGAACAATTGGACTATAGAAGGGACTTTCTTGATTCGAAATATCTCTTTCAATCATACTTCAGTAGAGATAGAATCTCTGATCAAAGTTGCAGCATTTGATCTAGATGGAACTTTAATCAGTACAAAGTCTGGTGGTACGTTTTCAAAAAGTCCCAGCGATTGGAAGTGGTGGAATGATAAAGTACTAGACAAGTTGAAAGATCTATATAGAGACAATTATCTAATTGTCATCTTTTCTAATCAAGGTGGAGTGGTAGCGATTCCATTAAGTAAATCTTACTTGAATTTCACgacaaaattgaatagCATCGTTAAGGAATTAAAAGGTCGTGATATTTTGGATAGAATACTGATATATGCAGCCCCTAAGAAGCCTTCTACTAAGAATAGTAAAAGCACTACCAACACTATCAATGAACAGATGCATGCAAAAATGAGGAAACCAGAAACTGGTATGTGGGATACATTTCTAGTCGATCTCAAGAGGTACGGCATTACACTGGATATTAATTATAAAGAGAGTTTCTTTGTTGGAGATGCAGCAGGCCGAAGCAAGGATTTTCTGGATAGTGATGCATTATTTTCTAAAAAcataaatttaaaatttataaCCCCAGAGGAACTATTTACATGA
- a CDS encoding U4/U6-U5 snRNP complex subunit (Ortholog(s) have role in mRNA splicing, via spliceosome and U4/U6 x U5 tri-snRNP complex localization): protein MSGESDKISTDQYGRRKWNVDLYEKEAKDRKNQSTQPTLATTTTNQINDHSSSSEYIEHRNKLLNESINAVKQYSLINPQTSTSTTTFGKNKRFGFFCPICDVSFRDNLLLIDHLNSPQHVSKAKSMNLGIDNNSAEQELLENGIRRASLQEVVSTMERLIAKSINEKSNSEDGRTGLTFNQRVEKRREYEDRKRSKRAERKQIQKQRKKQKTTSDDDKEKETNININNLMGFNSFGSTKLS, encoded by the coding sequence ATGTCAGGCGAATCAGATAAAATATCTACTGATCAGTATGGTAGAAGAAAATGGAATGTGGACTTATATGAGAAGGAGGCTAAAGATAGAAAGAATCAGTCAACTCAACCTACTttagcaacaacaacaactaacCAAATTAATGATCATTCATCATCACTGGAATATATAGAACATAGAAACAAACTATTAAATGAGCTGATAAATGCAGTCAAACAATATAGTTTAATAAATCCACAAACTTCAACGTCGACAACCACGTTTggcaaaaataaaagatttGGGTTTTTCTGTCCAATATGTGACGTTTCCTTCAGAGACAActtattattgattgatcaTTTAAATTCACCTCAACATGTAAGCAAAGCTAAACTGATGAATTTGggtattgataataatagtgCTGAGCAAGAATTATTAGAGAATGGAATACGAAGAGCATCATTACAAGAAGTGGTACTGACAATGGAAAGGCTTATAGCGAAAAGcataaatgaaaaaagcAATTCTGAAGATGGGAGAACAGGACTAACGTTCAATCAACGTGTAGAAAAGAGAAGAGAATATGAAGATAGAAAGAGAAGTAAAAGGGCAGAGCGgaaacaaattcaaaagcAACgtaagaaacaaaaaacgacaagtgatgatgataaagagaaagagactaacatcaatatcaacaatctAATGGGATTTAATAGTTTTGGGTCAACAAAGCTTAGCTAA
- a CDS encoding uncharacterized protein (Plasma membrane-associated protein identified in detergent-resistant membrane fraction (possible lipid raft component); repressed by nitric oxide; predicted transmembrane helix), producing MKFTFKFPISTLFKYKPQKFNFGLEQEIRSKLNSLPSVTKIYTNPDGSPRVPTDEEFKTIAELQNLYYKRNYSEWNWILPGIPKDQLQLFKDNSQDLTHFGFVSKDSGKIIDKIPYKDASTGELKWKIIRETSKAEGWEIPYFYIVLPVFAYIFYVKYTQQTKLRELEGPDWAEKELRLRAMEDYFHGDTAKAKEFLSNEGKSKREIQDRDDLVVARILAGDYDKLAELKKKLPKDLIKTEEDPVFKY from the coding sequence ATGAAGTTTACGTTCAAGTTTCCGATTTCAACATTGTTCAAATATAAACctcaaaaattcaattttggattagaacaagaaattCGTCTGAAATTAAATTCTTTACCTTCTGTCACCAAGATTTATACCAATCCAGATGGATCACCAAGAGTGCCaactgatgaagaattcaAAACTATTGCTGAATTACAAAACTTGTAttataaaagaaattattcaGAATGGAATTGGATATTACCAGGAATTCCAAAAGatcaattacaattatTCAAAGATAATTCTCAAGATTTAACTCATTTTGGATTTGTTTCCAAAGATTCAGGtaaaatcattgataaaattcCTTATAAAGATGCTAGTACCGGTGAATTAAAATGGAAAATCATCAGAGAAACTTCAAAAGCCGAAGGATGGGAGATTCCATATTTTTACATTGTATTACCAGTGTTTGCTTATATATTCTATGTTAAATACACTCAACAGACTAAATTGAGAGAATTAGAAGGTCCAGATTGGGCAGAAAAGGAATTGAGATTGAGAGCCATGGAAGATTATTTCCATGGAGACACTGCTAAAGCCAAAGAGTTTTTGAGTAATGAAGGTAAATCTAAAAGAGAAATCCAAGATAGAGACGATTTGGTCGTTGCCAGAATTTTGGCTGGTGATTATGATAAATTGgctgaattgaaaaagaaattaccAAAAGATTTGATCAAGACAGAAGAAGATCCTGTTTTTAAATATTAA
- the CPR3 gene encoding peptidylprolyl isomerase (Putative peptidyl-prolyl cis-trans isomerase; macrophage-induced protein; protein levels decrease in stationary phase yeast cultures; predicted mitochondrial localization; overlaps orf19.1551) — translation MFKTTLTKPLTFKSARFFSTTPRAWGTKVFFNTSINGEKQPPITFELYDDVTPITAENFRVLCTGEKGVGYKGSIFHRIIPQFMLQGGDFETGKGYGGYSPTHNNDKFNDENFIKKHDRPGLLSMANAGPNTNGSQFFITTVPCPWLDGKHVVFGEVVDGFDVVKKIESCGTSSGTPSASVVIEESGEAEK, via the coding sequence ATGTTTAAGACTACTTTAACAAAACCATTGACCTTCAAATCTGCTAGATTTTTTTCCACCACACCAAGAGCTTGGGGAACTAAagtttttttcaacactTCTATCAATGGTGAAAAACAACCACCAATCacttttgaattatatgaTGATGTTACTCCAATCACTGCTGAAAACTTCCGTGTTTTGTGTACTGGTGAAAAAGGTGTAGGATACAAAGGATCTATTTTCCATCGTATCATTCCACAATTCATGCTTCAAGGTGGTGATTTTGAAACTGGTAAAGGGTATGGTGGTTATTCTCCAACTCATAATAACGATAAGTTCAATGATGAAAACTTCATCAAGAAACACGATAGACCAGGTTTGTTGTCTATGGCCAATGCTGGTCCAAACACTAATGGATcccaattcttcattacTACTGTTCCATGTCCTTGGTTAGATGGTAAACACGTTGTCTTTGGTGAAGTTGTTGATGGGTTTGATGTTGTTAAAAAGATTGAAAGTTGTGGTACTTCTAGTGGTACTCCTAGTGCTAGTGTCGTCATTGAAGAAAGTGGTGAAGCtgaaaaataa
- a CDS encoding uncharacterized protein (Predicted protein of unknown function; overlaps CPR3/orf19.1552): MNCGMIRWKIDPLYPTPFSPVHKTRKFSAVIGVTSSYNSKVIGGCFSPLIEVLKKTLVPQALGVVEKNLADLKVNGFVKVVLNMVFDRLWIIWLEKKELENLFEKNNSFSLPALTHSLTHSLHLPINSLPIKINLRTFLARGENSRTSPRGKTLLIVRVHRKRRNVI; encoded by the coding sequence ATGAATTGTGGAATGATACGATGGAAAATAGATCCTTTGTATCCTACACCTTTTTCACCAGTACACAAAACACGGAAGTTTTCAGCAGTGATTGGAGTAACATCAtcatataattcaaaagtGATTGGTGGTTGTTTTTCACCATTGATAGAagtgttgaaaaaaactTTAGTTCCCCAAGCTCTTGGTGTGGTGGAAAAAAATCTAGCAGATTTGAAGGTCAATGGTTTTGTTAAAGTAGTCTTAAACATGGTTTTTGATCGATTATGGATAATATGGTTGGAGaagaaagaattggaaaatttgtttgaaaaaaataactctttttctttgccCGCACTtactcactcactcactcactcactccATCTTCCAATCAATCTGCTCCCCATCAAAATAAATCTCCGAACTTTTCTTGCTAGGGGTGAAAATTCTAGAACGTCCCCAAGGGGAAAAACATTGTTGATCGTTAGAGTTCATAGAAAACGAAGAAATGTTATCTAA
- the ENT3 gene encoding Ent3p (Putative epsin; induced during the mating process; transcript is upregulated in an RHE model of oral candidiasis) has product MDLLKDAAKNLNLYEVKAYVRKAQNVAMNLTEMESKVREATNNEPWGAPSTLMAQIASGTYNYREREEIVAFIFRRFTEKAANEWRQIYKSLQLLDYLIKNGSERIIDDVRANISLIQMLKSFHYIDSKGRDQGINVRNKSKNLIAFLNDDNLIRSERKKARANAKKFGGVSSAAYGGASSMGTGFGSGGSTFTGDDEDFANRVYGDGGVYGERFDDPASAYNNGATGNDNFEEYDVQASSSQATSKPTTSSSRINAKASKKEPQNDLLGDLLSFDGDGQQTSTNTATASRGTGANDDDDDDDFDDFQAAPSQPQKPANLSNNLNNLYNPSSQQQNQAVSGPNYNVNYQASQSTGPAKTTSNNDAFSSLFSSAKTKSKTSTGNTSTSSSTTTPAAAAASVNASNPTSSANDDFFGGFSSNNNSSSNNTKTKPATNGNGTNNTNSGDIDLLSF; this is encoded by the exons ATGGATCTTTTAAAGGATGCAGCTAAGAATTTGAATCTTTACGAAGTTAAAGCTTATGTTCGTAAGGCTCAAAATG tTGCTATGAACTTGACTGAAATGGAATCAAAAGTACGTGAAGCCACCAATAATGAACCATGGGGAGCACCAAGTACGTTGATGGCACAAATTGCCAGTGGAACTTATAATTATCGAGAACgtgaagaaattgttgccTTTATTTTCCGTAGATTTACTGAAAAGGCTGCCAATGAATGGAGacaaatttataaatcgttacaattattggattatttaatcaaaaatgGATCAGAAAGgattattgatgatgtgAGAGcaaatatttctttgattCAAATGTTGAAATCTTTCCAttatattgattcaaaGGGAAGAGATCAAGGAATAAATGTCAGAAACAAAtccaagaatttgattgcatttttaaatgatgataatttgatCAGATCAGAACGTAAAAAGGCAAGAGCTAATGCAAAGAAATTTGGTGGTGTTTCATCAGCTGCTTATGGTGGTGCATCTTCCATGGGAACTGGATTTGGAAGTGGTGGATCAACTTTTactggtgatgatgaagattttgCCAATAGAGTCTATGGAGATGGTGGTGTATATGGTGAACGATTTGATGATCCAGCTTCGGCTTATAACAATGGTGCCACTGGTAATGACaattttgaagaatatgATGTACAAGCCTCTTCATCTCAAGCAACATCAAAACCTACAACCAGCTCTTCTAGAATCAATGCAAAAGCATCTAAAAAAGAACCACAAAACGATTTATTAGGAGATTTGCTTTCGTTTGACGGAGATGGACAACAAACAAGTACAAACACAGCAACTGCTTCAAGAGGAACAGGAgcaaatgatgatgacgatgatgatgattttgatgacTTTCAAGCAGCACCATCTCAACCTCAAAAGCCAGCCaatttatctaataatttgaataacTTGTACAACCCCtcatcacaacaacaaaaccaaGCAGTTTCTGGTCCAAATTATAATGTAAACTATCAAGCATCTCAATCAACTGGTCCAGCAAAAACAACTAGCAATAATGATGCCTTTTCATCATTGTTTTCCTCGGCCAAGACAAAATCCAAGACATCTACAGGGAATACGAGTACATCATCCTCTACCACAACtccagcagcagcagcagcatcTGTAAATGCTTCAAATCCTACAAGTAGTGCTAATGATGATTTCTTTGGTGGATTTAGcagtaacaacaacagtagCAGTAATAATACTAAAACTAAACCAGCTACCAATGGAAATGGGACAAACAATACTAATAGTGGTGacattgatttattaagCTTctag